The nucleotide window AGCCGGTCGGCGAGCAGCGCGTCGAGCTCCGACCGATCGAGCGGAAGCCGCGGGTCGTCGGCGAGGCGCTCGACGAGGTCGTTGTCGGCGCGCCCGTCCTCGCGCATCGCCAATGCGGCGGCGACCGCGTGCTCCTTGATCGCCTCGTGCGCCGCCTCGCGTCCGACCCCGGCCCGGATCGCCGCCACCAGCACCTTCGTGGTGGCCAGGAACGGCAGGTACCGGGTGAGTTCACGTTCCACGACGGCCGGGTAGGCACCGAACTCCACCAGGACGGTCAGGAAGGTCTCGAACAGGCCGTCGACGGCGAAGAAGGCGTCGGGCAGCGCCACGCGACGGACCACGGAGTCGGACACGTCGCCCTCGTTCCACTGGGCGCCGGCGAGGCCGGCGACCATGACGAGGTGGCCGTCGAGGATCACCTTCAGGCCGTTGACCCGCTCGCACGAGCGTGCGTTCATCTTGTGCGGCATCGCCGACGAGCCGACCTGGCCGGGCTGGAACCCCTCGGTCGCCAACTCCTGGCCGGCCATGAGCCGGATCGTGGTCGCCAGACTCGACGGCCCGGACGCCACCTGCACCAGCGCGGCGACCACGTCGAGATCGAGCGAGCGCGGATACACCTGTCCGACGTTGTCGAGGCCGGCCGTGAACCCGAGGTGGCTCCGGACACGAGCCTCGAGGTCGTCGAGCCGGTAGGTGTCACCGAGCAGGTCGAGCATGTCCTGCTGGGTCCCGACCGGGCCCTTGATGCCGCGCAAGGGGTAGCGCGCGAGCAGTTCCTCGATGCGCCTGGTCGCTTGCAGCAACTCCTCGCCGGCGTTGGCGAAACGCTTGCCGAGCGTCGTCGCCTGCGCGGCGACGTTGTGGCTGCGACCGGCCATCACCAGTGCCGTGTGCTCGGCCGCCCGGTCCGCCAGCAAGCCGAGCGTGGCGACACAACGGTCCCGAACGAGCTCCAGGGAGCGACGGACCTGCAGCTGTTCGACGTTCTCGGTCAGATCCCTCGACGTCATCCCCTTGTGGACGTGCTCGTGGCCAGCAAGGGCGCAGAATTCCTCGATGCGTGCCTTGACGTCGTGACGCGTGACGCGCTCGCGGGCGGCGATCGCCTCCAGGTCGACGTCGTGCACGACGGCCTCGTAGGCCTCGATCACCCCGTCCGGCACGTCGACACCGAGCTCGCGCTGCGCCCGCAGGACGGCGATCCACAACTGGCGCTCCAGCACGACCTTGCCCGCCGGCGACCACAGCTCCCGCATGGCCGGCGCGGCGTAGCGGGCCGCCAGGACGTTCGGGATGGTCACGGGCGCTCCTTGTCGACGCTGGGTGTCGCCATCCTTCCACGTGCGGCGGTGCGGCCGCGAACCACGGCGAGCCCTCAAGCCGCGGCCGACGTCGCCGACAGGACCGGCGCCACCCGCCTGCCGCACCGAGCACCCGAACCGGAGCCTGCGTGAGCGTCACCGACCACGACTGGCGCCTCGCGCTTGCGGCCACGGTGTCGGACCGCCGGCCGCCGGGCATGGCCCTGCAGCCGATCGTGGACCTGCGTCGAGGCACGGTGGTGGGCCACGAGGTGCTGGCGCGTTTCCTTGGCCCGCCCGCCGCGACCCCCGACGTCTGGTTCGCCGCAGCCGAGCGCCTCGGTATGGGTTCCGCCCTGACCCGGGCCGTGCTGGAGCAGGCGCTGCGCCTGCTGCCCGAACTCCCAGCGGACACCTTCCTCGCGCTCAACCTCGAGCCGCTGCACGTCACCGATCCCGACGTCCGGGCGGTACTGCTCGACGCCGGCCGACTCGACCGGGTCGTTCTGGAGTTGACCGAGCATGCGGCGATCGACGACCCCACGGAGGTCCTGCGCGGACTCGAGCCGTTGCGCTCGGCCGGGGCACGGACCGCCATCGACGACGTGGGCTCGGGCTACGCCGGCCTCCAGGCGCTCCTGCGCCTGCGCCCCGACCTGGTCAAACTCGACCGCAGCCTAGTCCAGGACCTCGACCTCGACCCGGCCCGCCGGGTGTTGCTCCGGGCGCTCGGCGAGATCACCGACGGGATCGACGCCTGGCTGCTCGGCGAGGGCGTCGAAACCCTCGGTGAACTCGACGAGCTGGTGTCGATCGGTGTGCCGCTCGGCCAGGGCTACCTCCTGGGCCGGCCCGCGCAGGAGTTCACCGGCGAGATCCCGATGTCGATCGTGCGCGCGATCCTGGACCGGATCGCGCTGCAGGTCGAGACCGCCGACATGGCCACGCTCCTGGAGCGCCCGACGCAGCGGGTCGGGGATGTGCTGGTGTTCGATCGTGACATCGCGCTGGAGATCGACGGGTTCCGTCGACCCGCGGCACTGCTGCTGACCGGCCGCGGACGGGAGCCGGGCCTGCTGCTGGCCAAGATCACCGAGAGCGTCCGGGGCGTGGCGCAGCGGGCCGTGACCCGCGTCGCCGGCGCCTGGAGCGACCCGGTGGTCATGACCGACGGGCGAGGCACCGCGATCGGGATCGTGCGCGTGTCGCGGATGCTGGAACACCTTGCCGGCGACACACGTCAGCCGGCCGTCGAGAAGACCGGCTGACGGAGCGCCGTCAGACCGCCAGGATCCGGTCGAGGACCTGCTGCACCAGCGTTTCGGGAATCTCGGCGAGCCCGTGGTCGGCGCGGGCGTGCGCGGCGACCTGGGCGAGAACGGCGTTCTCGTCGGCACCGACGAACGCGGACTGACATCCGGGGACGGCGTCCCCGCAGGCGAACTGCTTCACGTTTGGCCCCTCCGGGGCTCAGGTGGGATGCCGGTCGGCCGGTCCGCCGCCCACTGAAGCCGCGACCGGCCGGGGACGGGGACGAACGGCCCGCAGCCGGCAGCATGGTCGCGCGGCTCCCTCCACCCTGGCGGTGGATACCGCCGAGAATCTTCGAAGGGCGACGACCGTGACCAGTGACGCCCGAACCGCGACACGCACCGACGGTGCTGGCCGGCAGACGCTCGCGCTGCTGGTCTTCGTCGCCGGAAGTGCCCTGGCCGGCGGCATCGGCAGCCTCCTGCAGGGCAGCGACGTCGGCTCGCGCTACCTCGCCCTCGACCGGCCGACGTGGGCACCGCCGTCCGAGGCGTTCGGCATCGTGTGGCCGATCCTGTACCTGCTGATCGGTGTGGCGGCGTGGCTGGTGTGGCGCCAGGCAGGGCGCGCCGGCGACGCGGGCCGGGAACTGTCGCTGTGGGGCGCCCAGCTGGTGGTGAACGCCGTCTGGCCGGGCGTCTTCTTCGGCCTGGCCTGGTTCTGGCCCGCCGTTGCGGTGATCGTCGTCCTCGACGCCCTCGTGGTCGCGACCCTGGTCGCGTTCTGGCGCCGAAGCCGCCTCGCGGCCCTGCTGCTGCTGCCCTACCTCGGCTGGCTGCTGTACGCCACCGCACTCAACGTCGCGATCGCGGCCGCGAACTAAGCCGGCTCGTGCCCGTTCGCCGGCGCGGCCTGCCGGTCGACCAGCGGGTTGTCCAGCACGCCGATGCCGTCGATCTCCACGCGGACCCGCTGGCCGGCCCGCATCGGGCCGACACCGGCCGGCGTCCCGGTCAGGATCACGTCGCTCGGCAGCAGCGTCGTCACCTGCGAGGCGACGCTGATCAGCTCGGCGATGCCGAACACGAGGTCGGCGGTCGTGCCGTCCTGTCGCAGCTCGTCATCGACGTAACAGCGGATGCGCACGTCCGTGGGGTCGAGGTCCGTCGCGATGGCCGGTCCCAGCGGGCAGAAGCTGTCGAACGCCTTGCCGCGGAACCACTGGCTCTCGCGCTGCTGGAGATCGCGGGCCGTGACGTCGTTGGCGATCGTGTAGCCGAGCACGCCCTGCAGGGCCTGTTCCGGCGTGACGCGCTGCATCAACGCCCCGATGACGACGGCGAGCTCGCCCTCGTGGTGGACCTCGTCGGTCATGTCGGTCGGGACGCGGATCGGCTCGCCGGGCCCGATGACCGACGACGACGGCTTGAGGAACAGCAACGGCTCGTCAGGCACGTCTCCGCCCATCTCGGCGGCGTGGTCGCGGTAGTTCTTCCCGGCGCAGATGACCTTGGACGGGATGACCGGCGCCAGCAGTTGCAGGCCCTCGAGCGGCGCCCGCTCGCCCGTCGGCTTGAACCTCGTGAACGGGTGGGGCTCGATCACCGACACGTGCCCGTCGTCCTCGAGCACGCCGTAGCGCGGGTTGGGGCCGGTCTGGGCGTGGACGAAGCGGACGATGCGGGGCACGGAGGAGGCTCCTGGTCGGGCGTGGATGGCGACGCTAGCGGGCCGGTTGGGGGTGCCAGTCGACCCGCAGGATCGCGTGGGTGTACGCATCGGCGAGCGCGAGCCACGACGCCTCGACCACGTTGGGGTGGACCCCGACGGTGTCCCACACGTCGACCCCGTCGGTCGACGTCACGAGCACCCGCGTCACGGCATCGGTGCCGGCCGAGGCCTCGAGGACCCGCACCTTGTAGTCGGACAGGTGCACCCGGTCGAGTTGCGGCCAGGTGCCGTTGACGGCGTTGCGGAAGGCGTGGTCGAGCGCGTCGACCGGTCCGTTGCCCTCGCCGGCTCCCAGGCGACGTTGCCCGCCGACGTCGACGGCCAGGATCGCCTCGGCCGGCCCCTGCGCACCGGCGAGGTCGGCGGAACCGCCCGCAACACTCACCCGGTAGTGCTGCGACCGGAACGGCTCCGACGTGGGCGGCAGCGAACCGGTGGTGCGGCGCAGCAACAACTCGAACGAGGCATCGGCTGCCTCGTAGGTCCAGCCCTCCGCCTCACGCCGCTTCACCTCGGCGAGCACCGCACGCGCCTGGTCGTCGTCGATGTCGACTCCGAGCTCCTTTGCCTTGAGCAGGATGTTGGAGCGCCCGGCGAGCTCGCTGACCACGAGCCGCTGCCGGTTGCCGACGTCCTCGGGCTCGATGTGCTGGTACATGTCGGGGGCCTTGGCGAGTGCCGAGGCGTGCAGCCCCGCCTTGTGGCTGAAGGCGGTGTGACCGACGTAGGGCGCGATCGACGGGGTGTTCTGGTTGCACAGCTCCGCGACCGTGTGGCTGATCTCGGTCAGGCGCTCGAGCCGGTCGGGTGCGACGAGTTCGAGGCCGCGCTTGAGCTGCAGGTCGGCGAGGATCGTGAACAGGTTCGCGTTCCCGCACCGCTCCCCCAGCCCGTTCGCCGTCCCCTGCACGTGGGTGGCGCCCGCCTCGACACCCAGCAGGGTGTTGGCGACCGCACATCCGCCGTCGTCGTGGAAGTGCAGGCCGACCTGGCTCGGCAGGTCGCGCACCAGCCCGCCCACGATCTCGGCCACGTCCCAGGGCATCGCGCCACCGTTGGTGTCGCACAACACCACGCACTCGGCCCCGGCTTCGGCGGCCGCGGCGGCGACCTCGCGGGCGTAGGCGTTGTCGCGCCCGAATCCGTCGAAGAAGTGCTCGGCGTCGAAGAAGACCCGCTTGCCGAGCCCGGTCAGGTGGCGGATGGAGTCGGTCACCATGTCGAGGTTCTCGTGACGCGGCACGCCCAGCGCCTCGTCGACGTGGTAGCCCCACGACTTGCCGACCAGGCACACCACCTCGGTGCGGGCGTCCACCAGCGCCTGCAGCAGGGGGTCGGCTTCGGCCGCGCGTCCAGGGCCACGCGTCATGCCGAAGGCGACCAGCGTCGCGGACCCGAGCGCGAGCTCACCGTCCGCCGCGCGGGCGAAGAACTCGGTGTCCTTGGGGTTGGCGCCCGGCCAGCCACCCTCGATGTAGGCGACGCCGAGCTCGTCCATGCGGCGGGCGACGCGCAGCTTGTCGTCCACGGACAGGCTCACGCCCTCGCGCTGGGTCCCGTCGCGCAGCGTGGTGTCGTACAGGTCCAGGCCCGGCCCTGGTTCGGGCAGGGGGCTGTGGTGGGTGGCGCTGGTCACGATCGGTCGTCCTCCTACGCGGCGCTGGTCGGCACGTGGCGACCGGACGACGGGAGGACCAGGCGAGCCGGGCCGCTCCCGCAGCCCGGTGCACACCGGCTACGGGAGCGGTGCAATCTCGATGACGAAGCGACGACCGGCGGGCACGACGGAGGGGACATGCCCCTGCGGTGCAGCGGTCGGACGCATCGTCGACTCCCTCATGGTGACGTGCGAGTGGCGACCGTACCGCCCGCTTCGCACCGCTGTCGACTCCCGTCGCGGTTCAGCCGGCGGGGGCGTCCTCGATGCGGAAGCCGACCTGCAGCGTCACCTGGGTGTGCTGGACGTCGCCGTCCTGGATCCAGCCCCGGATCTCCTTGACCTCGAACCAGTCGAGGTGGTGGATCGTCTCGGCCGCCTTGGAGATGGCGCGCCGGATGGCGTCGTCGACACCCTCGCGGCTGGAACCGACCAGTTCGATCTTCTTGTACACGTTCGACATGTGCGTGCTCCTCGGAAGCTGTCGTCGCACCGTAACGCGCATCCCCGACGGTGACGGTTCGGTTCCGGCCAGCCGAACGTCGCCCGGCCCCGTCGCCGAGGAACCGTCGGCAGGAGAATTAGAACTCGAAGGGGTTCCAGGGGGCGAGGTCGGTCGCGACGAGGCGGTCGAGTTCGGCGGCGGCGCCGGCCCGCCGTTCGACCAGGCGGCGGGCACCGGCGAGCTGCACGGCCCTGACACCGCCGAGCCAGACCGAGGCGAGCGCGTCGATCGGCAACGACAGGTCGGCGTCGCGGTCGGTGCGGGTCATCGACACGCCATCGGGCGATGCGTCGAGCAGCCAGGTGCCCGACTGGTCGCGCGTCGGGTCGCCGACGTCGAGCACGATCGCCGCCGTGGCCGCGTAGGTGCGGCCCTCGAAGGCCTTCTGGACGTCGAGGAGGCGCGCATACAGCGGGTACCACGCCTTGGTGCGCAGGCGCAGCCGGTCGGTGACCAGCTCGGGGAGAGGACAGTCCGGCGGGCGCAGCGACGCGGCGACCGCACTGGTGAGGTCGATGTCGCACACGAACTGCCAGAGGGCGGCCTCGGCCTCGGCATCGGCCGCGACGAGTTCGCCGAGGCGGACCGTCCCGTCCGGAAGGTTGTCCTTCCAGGCGCCGTCCTTGACGCGGAAGCTGGCGTAGCCACGTCCGGGGACGTGCACGAGGCGACGGGCACTGGCGCCGTCGCGCCACGACTCCGGATCCTTGACGAGGGTGCGTCGCCACCATTCGGGACTGCGGGTCGCACAGCCCGGCCGCCGGTCGCGGACCGACTCGAGGATGGAAGGCCATTCGGCGAGGGCCTGTTCCGGCGCCGCCGGGACGACGATCGAGGTGTCGACGGGGTCGCGGAACGTCACGCTGCGATCGATGTGGTAGCCGACCGTCGGCGCGACGACCCCGAAGCCGTACCGGCCGTAGATGATCGACTCGGACGCGTAGAGCATCGCGACCGGCTCGCCCCGTTCGGCGGCGTCGTCCAGGCCCGCGACCATCATGCGGTTCAACAGGCCGCGGCGCCGGTGGGTCTGCGCGACGCCGACCGCGGTCACGCCGGCCATCGGCATGCGGCCGCCACCGGGCGTGGAGACGTCCATGGAGTAGATGCCGTAGTTGGCGACGAGTTGCTCACCGTCGCGCACGACCCAGCCGCGGAAGTCGAGCTCGGGTTCCTGGATCAGCCTGACCCAGTGGTCGAGTTCCTCGTCGGACTCGTCCTCGTAGAAGTTGCGCGAGACCGATCTCGCGAAGGGAAGCGCGTCATCGAGCGCGATCTGCTGCAGTTCGAGGGAGGACATGGGCGGTTCCGGGACGACGGGGGCCGTGAAACGGCCGGGACGATCGGGGGCGGATCGGACTAGAACATGACGCCGGTCCACGGCGCCACGTCGGTCGCGAAGAGACGGTCGAGGCGCGCGGCGCCGTCGGGTCGTGCGGCGGTGAGCCGGCCCGCGGCCGCATAGCGGGTCGCGCGTTGGCCGCCGAGGACGAGTGCCGCGAGCACCTCGCTGTCGAGTTCGATCTCGGCCTCGCCGGTGAAGGGTTCGCAGGTGGCCTTGCCCTCGGCGACCTGGAGGCGCCAGGTCCCGTCGTTGGAGCCGCGGAAGCGGTCGTGGACGCGCAGCGTGACCGCGCCGTCCACCGCGTAACCGCGTGCCGACAGTGCGGCGGGGACGTCGACGAGCGCGACGTACAGGGGCCAGTCGGCGCGGACCTTGGCGCGGCCGGCGTCCTGCAGCAGCAGGGGCAGCGGGTCGTCGACGGGGCGGCGGCCGGCACGGGTGGTCGCGCTGAGATCGGTGTCGAGCACGAACTGCCACATCGTGGCGGTCGCGTCAGGGTCGTTGGCGATCAGTTCCTGCACGTGCACGGTCCCGTTCGGCAGGCCGCCGTCCCAGGAACCCTCCTTGAGCCGGTAGATGGCGAAGCCACGGTCGTCGAGCAGCGCGTAGCGCTTCTCACCGGCACCGTCACGGTGGCTCGGATCGTCGTCGAGCAACCGTTCCCACCACGTGTCGGCGAAGCCGAGCATGCCGGGTCGTTGCCGGCGAGCGGCCTCGTAGATCGGGGGAAACGCCGCTGCGGCGGTGGCACGGTCGACCAGGCGGACCGCGCCGACGTCGACGGGCGTGCGAAGTCCGGCGGTCGCCCGTTCGATCTCGAGGCTGATCCCCGGCGCTGCCGGCCCGAACCCGAAGCGGCCGTAGATCGGTGCCTCGGAGGCCCACAGGGCAGCGAACGGCTCGTCGCGCTCGTCGGCGTCGTCGAACAACTGGGCCATCATCCTGGTCAGGACCCCGCGGCGCCGCTGGTCGGCACGGACGCTGACGACCGTCACCCCGGCGCACCGGGCCGGGTCCGCACCGGGCATCGACAGGTCGAAGCTGTAGGCCCCCGACGTCCCGACGATCCGGCCGTCCACCCGGGCCGCCACGGCCCGATCGAGCTCCTGCCACGGGCGGA belongs to Egicoccus sp. AB-alg6-2 and includes:
- the purB gene encoding adenylosuccinate lyase; the protein is MTIPNVLAARYAAPAMRELWSPAGKVVLERQLWIAVLRAQRELGVDVPDGVIEAYEAVVHDVDLEAIAARERVTRHDVKARIEEFCALAGHEHVHKGMTSRDLTENVEQLQVRRSLELVRDRCVATLGLLADRAAEHTALVMAGRSHNVAAQATTLGKRFANAGEELLQATRRIEELLARYPLRGIKGPVGTQQDMLDLLGDTYRLDDLEARVRSHLGFTAGLDNVGQVYPRSLDLDVVAALVQVASGPSSLATTIRLMAGQELATEGFQPGQVGSSAMPHKMNARSCERVNGLKVILDGHLVMVAGLAGAQWNEGDVSDSVVRRVALPDAFFAVDGLFETFLTVLVEFGAYPAVVERELTRYLPFLATTKVLVAAIRAGVGREAAHEAIKEHAVAAALAMREDGRADNDLVERLADDPRLPLDRSELDALLADRLGFVGAAGQQVARFVDAVAEVTARHPDAATYRPGAII
- a CDS encoding EAL domain-containing protein, whose protein sequence is MSVTDHDWRLALAATVSDRRPPGMALQPIVDLRRGTVVGHEVLARFLGPPAATPDVWFAAAERLGMGSALTRAVLEQALRLLPELPADTFLALNLEPLHVTDPDVRAVLLDAGRLDRVVLELTEHAAIDDPTEVLRGLEPLRSAGARTAIDDVGSGYAGLQALLRLRPDLVKLDRSLVQDLDLDPARRVLLRALGEITDGIDAWLLGEGVETLGELDELVSIGVPLGQGYLLGRPAQEFTGEIPMSIVRAILDRIALQVETADMATLLERPTQRVGDVLVFDRDIALEIDGFRRPAALLLTGRGREPGLLLAKITESVRGVAQRAVTRVAGAWSDPVVMTDGRGTAIGIVRVSRMLEHLAGDTRQPAVEKTG
- a CDS encoding DUF1059 domain-containing protein — translated: MKQFACGDAVPGCQSAFVGADENAVLAQVAAHARADHGLAEIPETLVQQVLDRILAV
- a CDS encoding TspO/MBR family protein, with the protein product MTSDARTATRTDGAGRQTLALLVFVAGSALAGGIGSLLQGSDVGSRYLALDRPTWAPPSEAFGIVWPILYLLIGVAAWLVWRQAGRAGDAGRELSLWGAQLVVNAVWPGVFFGLAWFWPAVAVIVVLDALVVATLVAFWRRSRLAALLLLPYLGWLLYATALNVAIAAAN
- a CDS encoding fumarylacetoacetate hydrolase family protein translates to MPRIVRFVHAQTGPNPRYGVLEDDGHVSVIEPHPFTRFKPTGERAPLEGLQLLAPVIPSKVICAGKNYRDHAAEMGGDVPDEPLLFLKPSSSVIGPGEPIRVPTDMTDEVHHEGELAVVIGALMQRVTPEQALQGVLGYTIANDVTARDLQQRESQWFRGKAFDSFCPLGPAIATDLDPTDVRIRCYVDDELRQDGTTADLVFGIAELISVASQVTTLLPSDVILTGTPAGVGPMRAGQRVRVEIDGIGVLDNPLVDRQAAPANGHEPA
- the cimA gene encoding citramalate synthase — protein: MTSATHHSPLPEPGPGLDLYDTTLRDGTQREGVSLSVDDKLRVARRMDELGVAYIEGGWPGANPKDTEFFARAADGELALGSATLVAFGMTRGPGRAAEADPLLQALVDARTEVVCLVGKSWGYHVDEALGVPRHENLDMVTDSIRHLTGLGKRVFFDAEHFFDGFGRDNAYAREVAAAAAEAGAECVVLCDTNGGAMPWDVAEIVGGLVRDLPSQVGLHFHDDGGCAVANTLLGVEAGATHVQGTANGLGERCGNANLFTILADLQLKRGLELVAPDRLERLTEISHTVAELCNQNTPSIAPYVGHTAFSHKAGLHASALAKAPDMYQHIEPEDVGNRQRLVVSELAGRSNILLKAKELGVDIDDDQARAVLAEVKRREAEGWTYEAADASFELLLRRTTGSLPPTSEPFRSQHYRVSVAGGSADLAGAQGPAEAILAVDVGGQRRLGAGEGNGPVDALDHAFRNAVNGTWPQLDRVHLSDYKVRVLEASAGTDAVTRVLVTSTDGVDVWDTVGVHPNVVEASWLALADAYTHAILRVDWHPQPAR
- a CDS encoding dodecin, with product MSNVYKKIELVGSSREGVDDAIRRAISKAAETIHHLDWFEVKEIRGWIQDGDVQHTQVTLQVGFRIEDAPAG
- a CDS encoding GNAT family N-acetyltransferase gives rise to the protein MSSLELQQIALDDALPFARSVSRNFYEDESDEELDHWVRLIQEPELDFRGWVVRDGEQLVANYGIYSMDVSTPGGGRMPMAGVTAVGVAQTHRRRGLLNRMMVAGLDDAAERGEPVAMLYASESIIYGRYGFGVVAPTVGYHIDRSVTFRDPVDTSIVVPAAPEQALAEWPSILESVRDRRPGCATRSPEWWRRTLVKDPESWRDGASARRLVHVPGRGYASFRVKDGAWKDNLPDGTVRLGELVAADAEAEAALWQFVCDIDLTSAVAASLRPPDCPLPELVTDRLRLRTKAWYPLYARLLDVQKAFEGRTYAATAAIVLDVGDPTRDQSGTWLLDASPDGVSMTRTDRDADLSLPIDALASVWLGGVRAVQLAGARRLVERRAGAAAELDRLVATDLAPWNPFEF
- a CDS encoding GNAT family N-acetyltransferase produces the protein MASDVTIGRIDADEFADFRRVFTQTFGFSMSEEDLARIRPWQELDRAVAARVDGRIVGTSGAYSFDLSMPGADPARCAGVTVVSVRADQRRRGVLTRMMAQLFDDADERDEPFAALWASEAPIYGRFGFGPAAPGISLEIERATAGLRTPVDVGAVRLVDRATAAAAFPPIYEAARRQRPGMLGFADTWWERLLDDDPSHRDGAGEKRYALLDDRGFAIYRLKEGSWDGGLPNGTVHVQELIANDPDATATMWQFVLDTDLSATTRAGRRPVDDPLPLLLQDAGRAKVRADWPLYVALVDVPAALSARGYAVDGAVTLRVHDRFRGSNDGTWRLQVAEGKATCEPFTGEAEIELDSEVLAALVLGGQRATRYAAAGRLTAARPDGAARLDRLFATDVAPWTGVMF